TACCGCCCCGGAACCGGGTTCCAACAGTCCGTTCCAGTGGCGGATCAGCGTGCTCTTACCCGAGCCGTTGGATCCCGCGAGTACCAGAAACTCGCCGTCCGCGACGGTCAACGAGACCCCGTCGAGTGCCCGCACCCCGTCGTACTCGTGGACCAGTTCGCGCGTCTCGATCATGCGGCGGTCAGGCGGTCGCTGCGAACGATTCCGACGGCGGCGGCCAGCTTCAGTGCCTCGGCGGGCAGGAACACGACCGCGCCCGTCACCACTGCGTTGGGCAGTGAGAGCCCGAGCACCGCCATCAACCCGGTGACGCCGACCGCGTAGATCACGCAGACGCCGACCGTGCAGGCTCCGAGCAGGCGCCCGACACTGACCCGGTCGAGGGGGCCTACGGTCCGTCCGTGGACGAGCGCGCCGACCGCACCCGTCGCGAGCGGGTACGACCAGAGGTAGCCCGCCGTCGGCCCGACGAGCGATCCGATACCGGCCTCGCCGCCCGAGAAGACGGGCGCGCCGACCGCCCCCGCCGTGAGATACAGCACCATCGCCGCCCCGCCCCAGACCGGCCCCAAGAGGACGCCCGCGAGGAACACTCCGAGCACCTGCAGGGTCACCGGCGCGGGCGAGAGCGGATAGGGAAACGAGACGTACGCAAAGGCGCCGGTCAACGCGGCGAACAGCGCCGCCCGCGCGACGTTGTTCACGGTTTCGTCCCCGACCAGATCGACCGACTCCGTTCCCGTACTCATGGACCCATCACGTCCGAGTATCTCCGTCAACCGATTTCAATCTTCGGTTGACGAGCCTGCACGCGCCGCCGACAGGCTTTATACGCTGGTCGTCCGAGAGAGGCGGTACGATGGACGAGAAAACGGAGGAACTGCGCGATCTCTTCCTCGATGTCACCGACGACGGGACCGTCACCGAGACCCAGGAGGAGACCCCCGGATCCCTGACCGACGAACAGCCCGAAGACGAGCGCCTCGACGACGTCA
The sequence above is drawn from the Halalkalicoccus subterraneus genome and encodes:
- a CDS encoding biotin transporter BioY, with protein sequence MSTGTESVDLVGDETVNNVARAALFAALTGAFAYVSFPYPLSPAPVTLQVLGVFLAGVLLGPVWGGAAMVLYLTAGAVGAPVFSGGEAGIGSLVGPTAGYLWSYPLATGAVGALVHGRTVGPLDRVSVGRLLGACTVGVCVIYAVGVTGLMAVLGLSLPNAVVTGAVVFLPAEALKLAAAVGIVRSDRLTAA